TCTATTCTACAAGTCATGTAGGAAAAACACGGAAAAAAGCTGCAAAATGGGAATTGCTTAGTGTCAATACAGGTATTACCATCATTGTAATTGCCTTACTATCTGCAATACTGTACTTTACTTTTTTTTCCAACGATGCAGCCCCCCCGCTCAGTTTAGGAGGTTTGACTGCTGTTGCAACTATCACCGAAATTAATGCGAACAAAGAACACTTATTGAAGACTGAAGATGGGAAAACAAAATCACTTAGAGGGAATATTCGATACAAATTCAAGGTCTTAGATGAATGGTATTATGGTGATGCTTACCTCTACAAAAAAATGGACTTTTATTATCTTGCCAAAACAGGATTGCCTATTCAAACTGGTGATGAATTTATGGTTCTGTATAGCGAAAATAATCCCAACAACAACCACATATTATTCGACCATCCGAGTGAACAAAAATTGGCACAATACCAGCTCATGGCAAGAGAGTCATGCCTAAAAAACCTACCTCCCAATATTCCTACTGACAAGGAATTGACTTATTGTGAATGTCTAAAAGCGTATCTTTTCCAACAATATGATTTGAAGGGATTGGCAAATATGATTCACCAAACAAAGAGTAAGACAGCCTTTGAAGACTTTAATGAGAAAACCTACCAAAAATTTATGAATGAAAGCCGTCAGCAAGAAATACAGAAAAACTGTTTAGACCAGTTGTTTTGACCTGTTTTGAATACCGATATTCAACTCAAAACCAATAATCAACATCAAGGCAATTCCATAATAACATACCATAAGTACAATCAAAGCACCTAATGATCCATACAATTTGTCAAACTCACCAAAAGTATTGACGAAATAGCCAAAAATTTTCAGGAAAAGAAGAGAGCAGAAGGTCGCCAATATAGTCCCAGGACTTACATATCCCCATTTGCTATTTTCTACCACAGGAGCAAGTCGGTAAATAAGGGCAATCACGTTGTAAACAAGCAGGAAAGCTGTGATAATTTGAAGTAAGCTCAATCCTATTACTGCAAAACTACTTTCAGCGTGTAGAGAGTTAATGAGCAGGTTGATGAGGTATTGTCCTACCAAAATGGCAACTACAGAGATAATGGTCACTAAAAAAATGAGCAGCGTAACATTAATAGAAACCAATACTCTACGAAGAAAACTGCGGTTGTAAAAAGCCGTATCTTGGCGGCCACTCAATGCCAACATCAAAGACCGAACACCATTGGACGCAAAATACAAGGTAAGCAAAACACTCAATGATAGTAAACCGCCTGATCCTGAGGAAGTACCAATAAGTTCCCCAATTGTATATCTCGCCATTTCTTGGGCATTGAGAGGAAGTAAATACATCACGAAATCCAAAAGGGTAGTGCTGAAATCTTGAATGGGAATATAGGCAATGATGGAAAAAAACAACAATAAGGTAGGAAAACTGGCCAAAAGAATATTGAAAGCAGCGGCAGATGCTCTATTGTGAATAGAATCTCGCCCTACTTCTCGCCAAATGAATTCCAATACATTGTAAATTGGAACTCCATTGAAGCCAGGTAAGCTAAGTTTTTTGAGTTGCGATAATTTATTCTTAATCATTCAATTATCAAACACAAGTTAAAGTGTTTTTTAGGGCAGTGAATAAAAAAAAGATACAGAAAATTGAGCAAGCTCTCATCATCTGTATCTCATAAATTTCAGTTTTATGTTTTGTTTATTTTAGTTGACTGCTGCGACCGTTCATCCAGTTTTTCAAAAAACTCATGCCCATTCCAGCTACATCATCCCATACATTTCCGTCACCATCAGCATCCAACAATTTGCCAATCATACCCATGTTTTTAGGATCTGTTTTAGCTACTTGCGTCACTGAAGTTTTCAACATATCAGACAATTGATCTTCCTGCAAGTTTTTTTCTTTTTGTTGTGCTCCCAACATTCCCATAATCATAGGAGCGGCAATTTGCATCAATGATACAACTTCGGCCATATTCAAACCTGAGTTATTACCCACAAATTTTGCCACCTCAGGTGTTTGTTCCCCCAATACATGACGCAAGATACCGCTACCTTTTCCAGTCATATAGTTGGTAATAAAACTACTCAATCCACTCATAATGCTTCCATCATGATCGTTTTCTACTGCATTGAAGAGAGAAGAAGATCCTTCCTTACTCGCTGCATTGTTCGCCAAAGCAGTGGTAAAAATAGGAATCAATTGACTCAATGCCAACAATGCTTTTTCACGGTCGATGCCCAAAAAAGCAGCAATTTGACCAATAACTTCCCCCCCAAATTTGTCTGTTAAATAGTCTAAAAAATTCATGTTGATTTTATATTTATTTTTGAATGAAAATAATCTTATACTATTGCAGACGATTTTTTACTACAAAAGTAACACAAAGTAGAATGAAATAAGAGTTTCTAAGTTGTAATAAATTGATAATCAATTGTTTTTCTGTTTCCAGAAGGCTTTTCACTATTATTTAACATAGCAATGATTGGGCATTTGACTGCAATGTATTAATTTCGGCACGTTCTTGCAATTGTTTGAATCCAAATGACATGAATTATTTTTCGACTATCATTCTCTTTTTTTGTATTTGCCCTTTTTTGATTGCCCAAAATAATGGTAATGATAAGTTTGTAGCGGACGGCAACGTAATTGTCAATACCAGAGACAGCAGTTCATTTACAAACAGTCATTTTCGGCAATTGGATCAAACCGAAGTGAATCTGCTTTTTAGCTATTATGAGCAAGAAGGCGATCACGCTGCGGTGACAGGCGGTACAGGAAGTGAGGAACTGCACGACCTCGAATTTGGCATTGTTGTCAATATTCCATTGGATAGCATTAGTACGCTCAACTTTGACGGAGGGCTGACCTCCTATACTTCAGCCTCCAATGACCGCATCAATTTTCGGGTATCTTCTGCCTCTCGTCACGAGTTCAGAGGTCGTGTTGAGGCAACATATACCCGACAGCAACTCCCAAAACGCACTTACTACGGACTGAGTGCAGGTTTTTCAGGAGAAGTGGATTACATATCTTCTACCATTGGAGCAAAGTGGGGCATTACTTCTATAGACAACAATCGAAGTTTTGAGGTAGCAGGGAAATATTACTTTGATATATGGGTTTGGCTGATTTATCCCGAAGAATTGAGGTTTAAAAAGTGGGCGGATACCAAAATTCGAGAAACCTATAATTTGTCTTTCGTTTATTCACAAGTGTTAAATCCCCGATTGCAGACTTCACTTTTTGCAGAAGGAGTTTACCAGACGGGCTTATTATCCATTCCTTTTCACCGAGTATATTTTGCCGAAAACAACGAAGTTCGGGTAGAAAACTTACCGAAAGAGCGCTTCAAATTGCCTTTGGGAATCCGTTTGAATTATTATCTCAACGACCTTTTTGTACTGCGAACCTATTATCGGTATTACCGAGATAGTTTTGACATTGAAGGACATACAGCAAGTATTGAAGTTCCTATCCAAATAAATCCTTTTCTATCTTTTGCTCCATTCTATCGCTATCACTACCAAACGGCCTCCAAATATTTCGCCCCCTTCAAAACACATGAATTAGACGCAAATTACTATTCTTCAGACTATGATCTGTCAGCACTCAGCAGCCACAAAGTAGGTTTTGGGATTCGATATGCACCCTTGTATGGAGTAGGGCGTTTCAAAACTCCGTTTGCAGGTGGGAGGAAAGCGACATTATTTGAAGGAGTAGATTTTCGGGCAGCTTATTATCGAAGATCGGATGGATTATCTGCTTTTTTACTAAGTTTGGGTTTGGATTTTTTGATGTAAAACACTACTGAAATATGACTAAAACACAACAAGGCTCTGTTACTACTGCAATAGAAAACAATATTGCCACTATCACCTTTTTTCACCCTTCACACAACTCGCTACCTTCCAAAGTTTTGGCGAACTTATCAACTGCTATCACTGCAATGGGAGAGGACGAATCGGTGATAGTCATAATCTTAAAAAGTGAAGGTGATAGAACCTTTTGTGCGGGTGCAAGTTTCGACGAATTGGCAGCCATCAATGACTTTGAAACAGGTAAAAAATTCTTTATGGGTTTTGCCAATGTTATCAACGCATGCCGCAAATGTCCTAAGTTGATTATCGGACGGGTACAAGGAAAATCCGTTGGAGGAGGCGTTGGACTAGCATCGGCGGTGGATTATTGTTTGGCTACTCAACATGCTGCAATCAAATTGAGTGAGTTGGCGATTGGAATCGGCCCATTTGTGGTGGGGCCTGCCGTAGCCCGAAAAATTGGCGAATCTGCTATGTCTCAATTGGCTATTAATGCTACCGAATGGGAGTCAGCACAGTGGGCAAAAAATAAGGGCTTGTACGCAGAAGTGTATGATAGTGTCGAGAATATGGATGCTGCCATTCAAACACTTGCTACAAAACTTGCGAACTCCAATCCCGAAGCCATGCGTTTGTTGAAGCAAGTTTTTTGGGAAGGAACAGCACATTGGGATAAACTCTTGGCCGAACGTGCGGCAATGAGTGGACACTTGGTATTATCCGATTTTACAAGAAAAGCCATTGCCAAATTTCGTACCTGATACACACCTTACATTCAAGTTATAAGCTTCTCATTTACAAAGTATAGTAGATAAAAATCAAAAGAAAAGAAAAAATATTTGCAGAAATTAACTAAATAGTTTAACTTTGCGGTTAAGATGGCAAAAGACACAGAACAACTAATATTGGAAGCCGCACGACAACAATTTGTGCAGAACGGTTTTGCTGCTACCCGAATGCAAGAAATAGCAGACGAAGCAGGCATCAACAAGGCGATGTTGCACTATTATTTTCGGACCAAAGAGAAATTGTACCAAGAAATCATTGGGCAGATATTGAACACTGTTATTCCTCAATTTGCAAAGGCAATGGAATATCAGGGAACGGTGATGGAAAAAATTGAAGAAGTAGTTCATACCTATATTTCGGTACTTACCGAATATCCCGACATTCCATTTTTCATCATGTCTGAGTTGTCACAAAAACGAGAAAGTTTCATTGTAGAATTGAAAAAACGGGCGCAGTTTTCCCCTGTCATCCTTGCTTTTATGAGTCAAATGCAGCAAGAAATGAACGAAGGTAAGATTCGGAAAATCCCTCCTGTCCATCTATTGTTGAATATTTTGGCTATGTGTGCTTTTCCATTTATGGCAAAACCTATTTTCTGTAACATCATGAATATACCTGAAAACAATTTTGATCAATTGATGCAGCAAAGAAAAGAAGTAATTGTGGACTTTGTGAGAAATGCTTTGGAGGTGAATGAAAGCAATCAAGAGTAGAAAAGTTTTTAAAACTTTTCTATTCTACAAACCCATCTTAAACTTTTTTTTGCTCTAAAATCAACCAAATAGTTAAATAAAAAAGTTGAACTTCAATGATGAATAAATTTGCACTTCAAATAGTACTAATTGTAGCCTTGTGGATGTGTCACTTCAATGGGCTAAATGCACAAACAACCAATAGTTTGTCATTAAAAGAAGCTTATTTATTATTGGAAAAAAACTACCCCAATCTGCAAAATTCAGAATTGCTCAATCAAATTCACCAAAAAGAATTGGAGCAATTAGACATCGCAAAGCTACCTTCAATTTTCCTCAAAGCCGATGCAAGATTGCAGTCTGAAAGTGTCAAGTTGGATGCAGAGGGCAGTACTCCTTTGCCTTTTGATATCAATCAGCCGTTGGTTTCCTTCAAAACGTATGCGGAGGCAAACTATGTGGTATTGGATGGAGGAATGAATGAAGCACAGCGCACATTGAAGGAGGCACAACTAAAGGTAAATCAGCAAAATATTGAAGTCGAACGCTACAAACTTCGAGAGCGCATTAACCAATTGTTTTTGACTATTTCACTTTTGCGAGAACAATCCAAAGTATTTGATATTTCGCTCAAGGACTTGGAGGCAAGGCGGACACAAATTGCAGCAGGCGTAGAATATGGAGTCGTTTTGGAAAGTGAATTAACAAAGCTACAAGTCAAAGAAATGGAGCTGCAATCGCAACAGAATCAGCTCGCTTTTCAGTTGTCAGGAATGATTGGAACGCTTGCTACATTAACGGGAATGGACTTACCTGACAATATAGAATTGGTCTTCCCTGCAATGTCAAAACCTTTAGGAATTCCTTCAATTAATCGTCCTGAACAAGAATACCTTCGATTGCAGCGAGGGCTTATTTTGGCACAATCTGACCTGATTACCGCTGCCCGAAAACCGAAACTCAATGCTTTTGCACAAACGGGATTTGGCTATCCCAACCCCTTGAATATGTTGGACAACAATCCTGCTCCCTTTGCGCTGATTGGTGCGGGCTTTAGTTGGCAAATCACCGACTGGAAAAAGGAAAAGTTGGACAAATCTCTTTTAACCCTTCAAGCCCAGCAACTTCAAAACCAACAAGAAACATTTGATTTTAATCTCCAATCAAAAGAGGCAAATTATTTGGCAAATATCCAACGCATATATGCCCAGATTGAAGCAGATGAGAAAATTGCTGGACTACAAGCAGATATTCTTCAATCTCTGGCAGTGCAATTGGAAGAAGGAGTCATCAATACAACGGAATATATTTTGCAAGTGAATGCGGAATTGCTTGCCCGACAACAGCTCATTGTTCACCAAACCGAATTGCTGCAAACGCAATTGGAGTTTTGGAATGAAAGAGGTAGTTTAGAATGAAAATTAAAATGAGAATAAAAATAAAAAGCATCAACGAAGAATCTAAAAAACAAAATCATGTTCAAATATCTCACATTTTTTTTCCTACTCCTTGCCCTAACAAGTTGCAAGGAAAAAGCCGCAGTTTCAGACGCTTACGGCAATTTTGAAGCGACAACGGTGATGGTTAGTTCAGAATCGAATGGACGTTTGTTGTTTTTGAAAGCAACGGAAGGGGAAACCTTGAAAGCGGGAACTTTGGTGGCGATTGTGGACACAACACAACTACATTTGCAACGCAAACAAATTGAAGCAAGTATGGGCGTTTTGCCCAAAAAACTCCAAACAACCTTTGCGGATATTGAAGTGCTGAACCGCCAAAAAACCAATTTGGTGAGAGAACGAGATAGGGTCAGCCGTTTACTCGCTAAAAAAGCTGCAACTCCCAAGCAGTTGGACGATTTGAATGGGGAAATTGCCGTAGTCGAACAGCGCATCAATGCTATTCAATCCCAAACCAAAACGGCAAATCGTGGAATTTTGGCGGAGAAAGAACCGATGTTGGCACAGATTGCTATGGTGAATGAACAGATTCGCAAGTCCTACATTTACAATCCGATAGATGGAATGGTACTGACCAAATTATCTGAACCTTCGGAGGTGGTAGGTATGGGAACGCCACTGTATCGCATTGGTCAATTGGATACAATGACCTTGCGGATGTATGTGAGTGCGGTGCAATTGCAACAGTTGAAGTTGGGGCAGGAATTGGAGGTGTTGGTGGACAGTGGTGTAGAGGATTTTCGCACATTGAAAGGGACGGTTTCTTGGATTGCGGAACAGGCGGAGTTTACCCCAAAAACGATTCAAACGAAAGAGGATAGAGTGAATTTGGTGTATGCGGTGAAGGTGGAAGTGCCTAATCCCGATGGTTTTTTGAAGATTGGGATGCCTGCGGAGGTGAATTTTGGGAGTGGGGTTGTGATTGGTGATTAGTGAGTTGGGTTGACTTTGTTTTTTGGACAAAATTTCAGCATGACAAAAGCAAAAATCTCTTGATGTCGACGTTCAGTAACCGCTTCAACTGTTGCCAAAATTGGAAATTATTGGCAAAGTTTTGCTAAATAGTGCCTGAACGGAAACTCTCAATCATTTGACTATCAAAACATAACTAATTGTTTAAACAAGCGAACTTTTTGCCTATATTTCACGAAGATTCTATATTCTTGTAATAACTTGTTCCTAATTCATTAGGAATTTATTGAAGGTATTGGTATTCTTGAAAATCCAAAAAAGTTCAAATGATTTTTTGCATCCAATAGTTTGACTGTGAACTCCTTGCAAGATTCCGTTCAGACACTAAATACGCTAAAAAAACTGTGCATCCGTGTCTTTGTGTTCAAAAAATAACAATAACAATAACAATGACTTCAATATCAATCCACAATATTTCCAAATCTTTCGGCAAAACCAAAGCCTTGTCTGACATACAATTTTCGGTAGAGGAGGGACAATTGTTTGGTTTGATTGGGCCTGATGGGGCGGGAAAGTCGACCTTGTTCAAGATATTGACCACCTTGTTGATTCCAGATGAGGGAAGAGCGGAAGTAGTGGGTTTTGATACAGTGAAGGACTTCAAAAAAATCCGCAAAATCATTGGGTATATGCCTGGTAAATTTTCGCTTTACCCCGACTTATCTGTACAGGAAAACCTGCAATTTTTTGCAACGATTTTTGGGACAAGGATTGAGGCGAATTACCATTTGATTGAAGACATTTATGAACAGTTAGTTCCCTTCAAAAAACGGCGAGCGGGGAAATTGTCAGGTGGGATGAAGCAGAAGTTGGCTTTGTGTTGTGCCTTGATTCACAAACCCGAAGTCTTGTTTTTGGACGAACCTACTACGGGGGTGGATTCGGTGAGCCGTGCGGAATTTTGGGAAATGTTGAAGCGATTGAAGCAGCAGGGAATTACCATCCTTGTCAGTACGCCTTATATGGACGAGGCAGCTCTTTGTGAGCGCATTGCCTTGATTCAAACAGGAAATATTCTGCAAATTGACACACCTGAAAATATTACGAATAGTTATCAAAAGCCGTTGTTTGCAGTGCGTTCTGCTGATTTTTACCAACTATTGAAGGATTTACGAGATGCACCTTTTGCGGAAAGGGTTGAGCCTTTTGGAGAATATTTACATTTAACTACAAAAAACTTTGCAATAAAAAGTGAAATTGAAGCTTTTTTGACTTCAAAAGGGCATAAGGAGGTGGAATTGAAGGAGGCGAAAGCAACGATTGAGGATGTGTTTTTGGATTTGATGTGATGGAACGTAGAGTTTTTTTTCTGCACTGGATTTTTGAAATTGAACGGAGAGTGGGAGAGATGGAGAGTTTTTTCTGCACTGGATTTTTGAAATTGAACGCTGAGATGGAGAAGATGAGAGATTTTTTTATGAACGAAAACTTTGTCAACGGTCGCAGACCTCCGATTCAGTCATCGGAGCAGGCTGTGACAAAAGTTGAAGTGGGAACAAAACACTTGATAAATGAAAGCAACACAACAAAAACAAGCTGCAATTACAGCCAAAAACTTGACCAAACGTTTTGGTGATTTTACTGCCGTTGATGCCATCACTTTTGAAGTGGCGCAAGGCGAAATATTCGGTTTTTTGGGAGCGAATGGTGCGGGAAAAACGACGGCTATCAAGATGTTGAATGGTTTGAGCCGTCCAACGGAAGGGGAGGCAACGGTTGCCGGGTTTGATGTGTATAAGCAGACGGAGCGCATCAAGGAGAATATTGGCTATATGAGTCAGCGGTTTAGTTTGTATGAGGATTTGACGGTGGCGGAGAATATTCGTTTTTATGGGGGAATTTATGGGCTTTCTCACAAGCAAATCAAGGTGAAAACAGTCGCAATTGTGGAGCGATTGGATTTGCAGAACCATGTCAAAAAAGTGGTGGGTTCTTTGCCTTTGGGTTGGAAACAACGTTTGGCGTTTTCGGTGGCGAGTGTGCATGAACCGAAAATCATTTTTTTGGATGAGCCTACGGGGGGCGTAGATCCTGCGACTCGCCGACAGTTTTGGGAGATGATTTATGAGGCGGCAAATAGTGGTGTAACCATTTTTGTGACAACGCATTATATGGATGAAGCGGAATATTGTGACCGTATTTCGATTATGGTGGCGGGGCGGATTGAGGCTTTGGGTTCGCCTCGTGCTTTGAAGGAACAATTTGAAGTGGAGACGATGGATGAGGTGTTTTTGAAGTTGGTTCGTGGATAATGTAGGTCTTTTGCTGTTCTTTTTTCTTGACAAAAAAGAACCAAAAAGTCAAGTCTGAATTTCTTGCTTAACGTTCCAAAAGCACGAAAATCCTACACAAAATAAACTCGCTTCGCTCAAACAGAATTTTGTGCTTAACGGATTTTAGCACTTTTTCCACTACAAGAAATAAGGACGGTATTTGAGGAGCAACAAAATATGTGAAATGTTGTGATTGTATTTTAATTTAAATTCAAACGAATGTTAAAGTCTTTCTTTGCTTTTGTCAAAAAGGAGTGGTTGCACATTTTGCGGGATACCCGAACTTTGGTGATTCTGTTTGGGATGCCGATTGCCTTAGTGTTGATATTTGGCTACACGATTACCAACGAGTTCAAAGGGGCTTCGATTGCAGTGATAGATGAGGCGCAAGATGATTTGAGTCAGGCATTGATCGAGCATTTGATGGCATCGGGACATTTTAGTTTGGTCACATTGCCGCCTAATAAAGCAGCTTTGGAGAGGGGTTTTGAAGCGGGAAGGGTGAAAATGGGAGTGGTGATTCCTGCTGATTTTCAGGCGAAATTTTATAGAGACAAACAGGTGACGATTCAATTGATTGCAGATGCTTCTGAACCCAACTATGCGACTACTTTGACGAGTTATGCAAGCCAAATGATTCGGACTTTTCAGCAAGAGCGGTCGGAAATGGAGGCGATGCCTTACCAAATTGACCTCGAATTGCGGATGCTCTACAACCCTAAATTGATTGGTGCTTATACGTTTATTCCTGGTGTGGTGGCTTTGATTTTGATGTTGATTTCGGCGATGATGACTTCCCTGACGATTGCGAAAGAAAAAGAAACAGGCACGATGGATTTGTTGTTGGTTTCACCTTTGCCACCTATGGTCATTATTTTGGGCAAGGTGACTCCTTATATCTTGTTGTCTTTCATAAACGCCTTGGTCGTGTTTGGGATGGGGTATTACATTTTTGACGTACCGATATTGGGGAGTTTGGGCTTGTTGCTGGTGCTTTGTTTGTTGTATTTGGTGGTGTCTTTGGCATTGGGCGTACTGATTTCGACCAAATCGGCTACACAACAAGCGGCTATGATGACCTCCTTGTTTAGTCTCTTGATGCCTACCATGTTGCTGTCAGGGTTCATGTTTCCGATAACGAGTATGCCCACTTTCCTACAATATGTTTCCAAAATTGTGCCTGCCAAATACTTCATTATCATCCAACAAAACATCATGCTGAAGGGAACGGGTTTTGAAGAGATTCTCCATCCGACCTTGGTTTTGGTGTTGATGATGTGCGTGTTGTTGTTAGCAGCATGGAAGAATTTTAAAGTCGTTTATAAATGATAAAGCTACTGTATATCATCCAGAAAGAATTTATCCAAATTTTCCGCAACAAGGCGATTTTGCCACTGATTACGGTCGTTCCGATTGTGCAGTTGATTGTCTTGTCTTTTGCGGCAAGCAATGAGGTGCGGGATGTGCAATTGGCGATTGTGAATCACGATCAATCGGCTTATTCTCGGCAGTTGATTCATAAAATTGAAGTGTCGGACCGATTTATTTTGGCCGCAATGCCGTCCTCCAATAAACAAGCGGATGAGTTGATGCAAAGTGGTTTGGTGGACATTACACTGACGATTCCGCCTCATTTTGAGCGAGATTTTTACAAAAACAAATCAACCGAACTGCAATTGCTCATCAACTCTATCAATGGGCAACAAGCAACTGTTGGAGCGTCTTACCTTTCTGCTATTATTCAATCCTTCAATGGTGAAATTCGGCAAGATGCTGTGCCTCAATTGTTGGTGCAAAAACGCAATCCTTTTTCACAAATCGAAATTGTGAACTCCAATTGGTACAATCCAGACTTGGACTACAAGGATTTTATGGTGCCAGGTATTTTAGGCGAGTTGGTGACGATTTTGGTGATGTTGCTGACGGCCATGAACATCGTGAGAGAGCGAGAAATTGGGACAATCGAGCAAATCAATGTGACTCCTATCAAAAAGTGGCAGTTCATTCTCGGCAAAATGATTCCTTTTTTGGTGATTGGATTGATTTTATTGACAGTTGGATTGACCGCAGGAAAGCTGATATTTGATGTACCAATGCGGGGAAATTTGGGAATTGTGTTTTTGTTTTGTGTGCTGAATTTGA
The Chitinophagales bacterium genome window above contains:
- a CDS encoding ABC transporter permease, with the protein product MIKLLYIIQKEFIQIFRNKAILPLITVVPIVQLIVLSFAASNEVRDVQLAIVNHDQSAYSRQLIHKIEVSDRFILAAMPSSNKQADELMQSGLVDITLTIPPHFERDFYKNKSTELQLLINSINGQQATVGASYLSAIIQSFNGEIRQDAVPQLLVQKRNPFSQIEIVNSNWYNPDLDYKDFMVPGILGELVTILVMLLTAMNIVREREIGTIEQINVTPIKKWQFILGKMIPFLVIGLILLTVGLTAGKLIFDVPMRGNLGIVFLFCVLNLIAVLGIGLFISNLSDTQQQAMFITFFFVIIFILMCGLFTPIESMPKWAQYLTLPNPLAHFVNVMRSVLLKGSGFADVAHNFRAMAVLAVVFNVLAVASYRKVE